A region of Treponema sp. J25 DNA encodes the following proteins:
- a CDS encoding lyase family protein produces MDARNIFRNLSPIDHRYSISEQDVFEKLVPWLSEEASIQACVKAELALIKAHLSVRGQATAELLSALEKAGKEVDPEAVYQEEEITHHNIRALVNVLKREVPSEVAPLVHLGATSVDILDTALAYRIKGVTQEVVLPLLAKLELALCELAEREAETPQVGRTHGQHAVPITLGFAMAEYVSRLGKSILEIKKRVGDLKGKLAGAVGAYNATSMIVRDPEELERRYLAELGLEPSEHSTQLVEPEYLLRLLLEFNVAFGIIANLADDVRHLQRSEIGELRENFAGTQVGSSTMPQKRNPWNSEHVKSLWKAFCPRVLTFFMDQISEHQRDLTNSASQRFIADYIAGFCQAIHRMTTVIQGLGVDRERLLYNLRGGAALGASAESEWGRKGAIVGGVLAEPAYILLAESGVSDAHEVIRKITLQAEEQGLSFAQALAEHPEVLRRIGEKMKDLGLVASDAEVLAFFEQPERYCGLASRKAKTLAQKYRSLMESL; encoded by the coding sequence ATGGACGCACGCAATATTTTTAGAAACCTTTCACCCATCGATCATCGGTATTCCATTTCTGAACAGGATGTTTTTGAAAAGCTCGTTCCCTGGCTTTCGGAAGAAGCCTCTATCCAGGCCTGCGTAAAGGCAGAACTGGCTTTGATCAAGGCCCATCTTTCCGTCCGGGGACAGGCCACGGCGGAACTTCTCTCTGCTTTGGAAAAAGCCGGAAAAGAGGTAGATCCAGAAGCGGTATACCAGGAAGAGGAAATCACCCACCATAACATTCGAGCCCTGGTGAACGTATTAAAACGGGAGGTGCCCTCGGAGGTGGCTCCCCTGGTACACCTGGGGGCTACCAGTGTGGATATCCTTGACACGGCCCTGGCGTATCGAATTAAGGGGGTAACCCAGGAAGTGGTGCTCCCCTTACTGGCAAAGTTGGAGCTTGCCCTTTGTGAACTCGCTGAACGGGAAGCCGAGACTCCCCAGGTCGGTCGAACCCATGGCCAACATGCGGTGCCAATTACCCTAGGCTTTGCCATGGCCGAGTATGTCTCCCGGCTTGGAAAATCAATTCTGGAAATAAAAAAACGGGTCGGGGATCTTAAGGGAAAACTTGCCGGAGCCGTCGGCGCCTACAACGCCACGAGTATGATCGTTCGGGATCCGGAAGAACTGGAGCGACGTTACCTTGCGGAGTTAGGCCTTGAACCCTCAGAGCATTCCACTCAACTGGTGGAACCTGAATACCTGTTGCGGCTGCTTCTGGAATTCAATGTGGCCTTTGGGATTATTGCGAATCTGGCGGATGATGTTCGGCACCTGCAGCGAAGCGAAATCGGAGAGTTGCGGGAGAATTTTGCGGGTACCCAGGTTGGTTCTAGTACGATGCCCCAAAAACGGAATCCCTGGAACTCGGAACATGTAAAAAGTTTATGGAAAGCCTTCTGTCCCCGGGTGCTTACCTTCTTTATGGATCAGATCAGCGAACACCAGCGGGATCTCACGAACTCTGCGAGCCAGCGCTTTATCGCCGACTATATTGCGGGGTTCTGTCAGGCCATACACCGGATGACGACGGTAATTCAAGGCCTCGGCGTGGATCGGGAGCGGCTCCTGTATAACCTGCGAGGGGGGGCGGCTCTTGGGGCCAGCGCGGAAAGTGAATGGGGCCGCAAAGGAGCAATTGTCGGTGGCGTTCTTGCAGAGCCAGCTTACATTCTGCTTGCGGAAAGTGGCGTTTCCGATGCCCACGAGGTAATCCGGAAAATCACGTTGCAGGCCGAGGAACAGGGGCTGAGCTTTGCCCAGGCCCTGGCAGAGCACCCCGAGGTGCTTCGCCGGATAGGAGAAAAAATGAAGGATCTGGGTCTCGTCGCTTCCGATGCGGAGGTGCTCGCTTTCTTTGAACAGCCGGAACGCTATTGTGGTCTTGCCTCCCGTAAGGCGAAGACCCTCGCCCAGAAGTATCGGTCCCTTATGGAATCGCTCTAA
- a CDS encoding PP2C family protein-serine/threonine phosphatase, translated as MLDWIVVGTFAILRSLIGYSTGYGQPEFSFAFLMLALISFLVVLRATFWPSQKKPGCSPKNSVNILSLTSLGGWVALSFLFFIESIVLKQEVPAVWALLVLAPLVVSPCEASPRPLFAATLPALCAVAEMSGAFVGGAFRVTSLFSLVGSVGMGALTRFQGQKKRLTLEEALRAQKERERALVSLRDAEVEVAARIQRSLLIDSIEKDFQVKDIRLEAITVASNAVDGDFYGIIPYSSRKLDLLIGDVMGKGIPAALVGAALKGAFLRNALQLIVANPTKLPEPAALVEAVHRALVDQLMDLDSFATFQFIRFDSSTHLLEFVDCGHTPFIHYDRALATCWFVQGLNLPIGFTPEQTYWPFVVPFLPGDRILFYSDGVSEASNERHQSFGEQRLADIVQQNAFLDPREMVRRILNTAMFFASNEGFKDDVTLVAVALEPDESFHSFRSSREFSWERESIKGVENFIFQIAKEQNLKKITIPLQAFATHMVNRILQETTASSNEEKKANLPQKEKIGQEELEPLEADESEEALIPYEGPEETSEKLELRAYRVEIMGTAQWVNLRILYYGAPLPWQRGMAGPLFYPSHVTKGEVSNPADLVSQSQEKTGQTERYPLEGLRSWMVCWGMGGLAMVQGLFKRE; from the coding sequence ATGCTTGACTGGATAGTAGTAGGGACCTTCGCGATTCTGCGGAGCCTCATAGGATACAGTACCGGCTATGGGCAGCCTGAGTTTTCTTTTGCTTTTCTGATGTTGGCCCTTATTTCTTTTTTGGTAGTCCTGAGGGCAACCTTCTGGCCCAGCCAAAAGAAGCCGGGATGTTCTCCAAAGAATTCCGTCAACATACTCTCCCTTACTTCTCTTGGGGGGTGGGTGGCGCTCTCTTTTTTGTTTTTCATAGAATCCATCGTTCTTAAACAGGAAGTGCCCGCCGTGTGGGCCCTCCTTGTACTTGCCCCCCTTGTGGTAAGTCCCTGCGAAGCTTCGCCCCGGCCGCTCTTTGCGGCGACGCTTCCTGCCCTCTGTGCGGTGGCTGAGATGAGCGGCGCCTTTGTCGGCGGGGCCTTTCGAGTTACTTCGCTTTTTTCTCTTGTGGGGTCGGTGGGTATGGGGGCGCTTACCCGTTTCCAGGGACAAAAAAAGCGCCTTACCCTGGAAGAGGCCTTACGGGCACAAAAAGAACGGGAGCGGGCCCTGGTTTCTTTACGGGATGCGGAGGTGGAGGTGGCTGCCCGCATTCAGCGTTCCCTCCTTATCGATAGCATTGAAAAGGATTTTCAGGTTAAGGACATTCGGCTGGAAGCGATTACCGTAGCCTCCAATGCGGTGGACGGGGATTTTTATGGAATTATCCCTTACAGTTCCCGAAAACTGGATCTTTTGATTGGGGATGTGATGGGAAAGGGTATTCCCGCTGCACTGGTGGGGGCTGCCTTAAAAGGGGCGTTCTTGAGGAACGCCTTGCAGCTTATCGTGGCAAACCCCACTAAGCTTCCCGAACCGGCGGCCCTGGTAGAGGCGGTTCATCGGGCTTTAGTCGATCAATTGATGGATTTGGATAGCTTTGCCACCTTTCAATTTATTCGTTTTGATAGCAGCACCCACCTTTTAGAATTTGTAGACTGTGGACATACTCCTTTTATTCATTACGACAGGGCACTTGCAACCTGTTGGTTTGTTCAGGGCCTTAACCTGCCGATTGGGTTTACCCCTGAGCAGACCTATTGGCCCTTTGTTGTGCCGTTTTTACCGGGAGACCGGATTCTTTTTTATTCTGATGGGGTAAGCGAGGCAAGTAATGAGCGGCATCAGAGTTTCGGAGAACAGCGCCTTGCGGATATTGTGCAACAGAATGCGTTTCTTGACCCCCGGGAAATGGTGCGCCGCATCCTGAATACGGCGATGTTCTTTGCGTCCAACGAGGGGTTTAAGGATGATGTGACCCTCGTGGCGGTGGCCCTTGAACCGGATGAATCTTTTCATAGTTTCCGTTCTTCCCGGGAATTCTCTTGGGAAAGGGAAAGCATAAAGGGAGTAGAGAATTTTATTTTCCAGATTGCAAAGGAGCAGAACCTGAAAAAAATAACCATCCCTCTACAGGCCTTTGCAACCCATATGGTGAACCGTATATTGCAGGAGACAACGGCCTCTTCAAACGAAGAAAAGAAAGCTAACCTTCCTCAAAAAGAGAAAATTGGGCAGGAAGAACTGGAACCCCTGGAAGCAGATGAGAGCGAAGAGGCCCTTATTCCCTACGAGGGGCCGGAAGAAACGTCGGAAAAACTCGAACTTCGGGCTTACCGGGTAGAAATTATGGGCACTGCCCAGTGGGTGAATCTCCGTATCCTGTATTATGGCGCTCCGCTACCCTGGCAGCGAGGAATGGCTGGTCCCTTATTCTACCCTTCTCATGTCACCAAAGGAGAAGTTTCAAATCCCGCCGATCTTGTTTCCCAATCCCAGGAAAAAACGGGACAGACCGAGCGCTATCCTCTGGAAGGTCTTCGTTCCTGGATGGTGTGCTGGGGCATGGGGGGGCTTGCGATGGTACAGGGCCTATTTAAACGAGAATAG
- a CDS encoding PEGA domain-containing protein, with product MKNVQRLLVFSLVTILAASLFAQAMVNLTIEASEGPAQVILNGKLYGMANPRLTIRVAPGIYELVVRKSGLPEFRQRITVPATGLVVQAPLGAPQTLPPPQTAPQPIKPLYTLSIQSNVAGAQVSVNGSNLGSAPVQANVEAGTYQIQVTANGYEVYQANIQVSGNTVVTANLKPLSGRITISANVNGAEVFLNGVRAGVTPFTTELPYGSYNLKVSAPGYQDYTAGIVVSGPQNLVVSLIPMMGTIRVSIPAPYLVRDHKNPLSLIDLYVDGVKQRDLTVQVVAGTRKVTLVTGVITFETTLTVEAGRTYVLEPTFGFTVRQQ from the coding sequence ATGAAGAATGTTCAAAGGCTTCTTGTTTTTTCTCTGGTAACAATCCTTGCGGCAAGCCTTTTTGCCCAGGCCATGGTCAATCTAACTATCGAGGCAAGCGAAGGCCCTGCCCAGGTCATTTTGAATGGAAAACTCTATGGAATGGCCAATCCCCGGCTTACCATCCGGGTGGCGCCGGGGATCTATGAACTAGTGGTCCGAAAATCGGGGCTCCCCGAATTCCGCCAGCGGATTACCGTCCCTGCCACAGGGCTGGTGGTACAGGCTCCCCTCGGGGCTCCTCAGACCTTGCCGCCTCCCCAAACGGCTCCCCAACCGATTAAACCCCTATACACCTTGTCGATACAGTCTAACGTAGCGGGTGCCCAGGTTTCGGTAAACGGAAGTAATCTGGGAAGCGCCCCTGTCCAGGCAAACGTAGAGGCGGGTACCTATCAGATTCAGGTTACCGCCAATGGATATGAGGTGTACCAGGCCAACATACAGGTTTCGGGGAATACGGTGGTAACGGCTAACCTGAAGCCCTTAAGTGGTCGGATTACCATTAGTGCCAACGTGAATGGCGCCGAGGTGTTCCTTAATGGGGTTCGCGCAGGGGTTACGCCCTTTACAACGGAACTTCCCTATGGGAGCTATAATCTTAAGGTGAGTGCACCGGGATATCAGGACTATACGGCAGGAATTGTTGTATCCGGTCCTCAGAACCTGGTGGTTTCTCTCATCCCCATGATGGGAACCATCCGGGTAAGCATCCCTGCCCCCTACCTGGTGCGGGATCATAAGAATCCCCTCTCCCTTATTGATCTGTATGTGGATGGGGTAAAACAGCGGGATCTTACCGTCCAGGTGGTGGCGGGGACCCGCAAGGTGACCCTCGTGACGGGGGTGATTACCTTTGAAACCACCCTCACGGTGGAGGCAGGACGGACCTATGTTCTAGAACCCACCTTTGGTTTTACGGTACGGCAACAGTAA
- a CDS encoding XRE family transcriptional regulator: MRYHFGEKIRAVRERRSMTLKDVADRAGVSESLVSQIERNRVSPAIDTLLALVDALDIDLEYLFSDFRRERAVHVVRSNERAIFTRPGGVRYERLAQLEGASQGMDGIEAYCITLEEGAKTGSKEYGHRGFELGIILEGSADLTIGNKVYHLEAGDSASFRSEAPHVLANVGTGVLRVLWIITPPKGEIGA; the protein is encoded by the coding sequence ATGCGGTATCACTTTGGAGAAAAAATTCGGGCTGTCCGGGAGCGGCGATCCATGACGCTTAAGGATGTGGCCGATCGGGCGGGGGTGAGCGAGAGCCTGGTTTCCCAGATTGAACGGAACCGAGTTTCTCCTGCCATTGATACCCTCCTTGCCCTGGTGGATGCCCTCGATATCGACCTGGAATACCTGTTTTCCGATTTCCGTCGAGAACGGGCGGTCCATGTGGTACGGAGTAACGAGCGGGCCATCTTTACCCGACCCGGGGGGGTACGCTATGAACGGCTTGCCCAACTTGAAGGGGCTTCTCAGGGGATGGATGGGATTGAGGCCTACTGTATTACCCTGGAAGAAGGGGCTAAGACGGGTTCTAAAGAGTATGGTCACCGGGGCTTCGAATTGGGCATTATTCTCGAAGGCTCCGCGGATTTGACCATTGGGAACAAGGTGTACCATCTTGAAGCAGGGGATTCGGCGAGTTTTCGATCCGAAGCTCCCCATGTACTTGCCAATGTGGGAACCGGTGTTTTACGGGTTCTCTGGATTATCACTCCTCCGAAAGGAGAAATAGGAGCGTAG
- a CDS encoding Cof-type HAD-IIB family hydrolase — translation MNLFQSSFQLQNIRALALDLDGTILHTDASLGIYTKETLRLCIEKGITLIFCTGRSPEGAEAYRAAIGASGPMVFYNGACVVDVPAGEVLQTTLLEKEVVLDCLSLVRKENLHFQVYTPDNRLYYERDRSEARAYEKRTGVHGTVVDIEHLFIAPHRGTPHGSYYPGVIKAMVIAPPDRLSLVECFLDERYGPAVYHTRSHDTYLEILSPAVSKGKALARALELRGLTKEQTLAFGDGENDLPLLDVAACLVAPENADPRLKERACQVVPSCDEEGPARFIRQYVLKTET, via the coding sequence ATGAATTTGTTTCAGTCTTCATTTCAGTTGCAAAATATTCGGGCCCTGGCCCTGGACCTGGATGGGACCATTTTACATACCGATGCTTCATTAGGAATTTATACGAAGGAGACCCTACGGCTTTGTATTGAAAAGGGGATAACGCTTATTTTTTGCACCGGCCGTAGTCCTGAAGGGGCCGAAGCCTACCGGGCAGCCATCGGCGCCAGTGGCCCTATGGTCTTTTATAATGGGGCCTGTGTGGTAGATGTTCCTGCAGGGGAGGTGTTACAGACCACTCTTCTTGAAAAAGAGGTGGTTCTTGACTGCCTTTCTCTTGTTCGGAAAGAGAACCTTCATTTTCAGGTGTATACCCCTGATAACCGGCTGTACTATGAGAGGGATCGATCGGAAGCACGGGCGTATGAAAAACGGACCGGTGTGCATGGTACGGTAGTTGATATCGAGCACCTTTTTATTGCTCCGCATAGGGGCACCCCTCACGGAAGCTATTATCCCGGGGTTATCAAGGCCATGGTTATTGCTCCACCCGACCGGCTTTCGCTTGTGGAATGTTTTCTTGATGAACGGTATGGCCCCGCGGTTTATCATACCCGCAGCCATGATACGTACCTTGAAATTCTTTCTCCCGCCGTTTCAAAGGGGAAGGCCCTTGCCCGGGCCCTGGAACTCCGGGGGCTTACCAAAGAACAAACCCTCGCCTTTGGGGATGGCGAAAATGACCTTCCCCTCCTCGATGTGGCCGCCTGCCTTGTGGCCCCCGAAAATGCGGATCCCCGCCTTAAAGAGCGGGCCTGCCAGGTGGTGCCTTCCTGTGATGAAGAAGGCCCCGCCCGCTTTATTCGCCAATATGTGCTAAAGACGGAAACCTAG
- the guaA gene encoding glutamine-hydrolyzing GMP synthase → MDKIVILDFGSQTTQLIGRRIREWGVYTEIYPGDSPLTEELLHECRGIILSGSPFSVYEKDAPRPDPRLYSLGFPLLGICYGLQRMTADLGGRVEALPEREYGAVRVTLASNLDWSAVHPAARALLSPLIESGTFTAWMSHGDSLSSLAPGFVELATSSHGFPAIVAHGQNPWFGFQFHPEVTHCEKGFELLRSFALEVCGAKPQWSMAQYVEEVRQNLARRVGKEPVLLLISGGVDSTVAGALLLKTLDPGQVHLMYLDTGLMRKNETTVVRSNLERLGAQHLHIIHCEDEFLSALEGLTDPEEKRRTIGDLFISIQEREVARLKLPDTYFLAQGTLYTDLIESGKGVGKKAHVIKSHHNVRSPLVEAKRAAGKIIEPLDRLYKDEVRALGRLLGVSEDVVRRHPFPGPGLAVRILGEVTREKCDILREVDAIYIEELKKRGLYDAIWQAFAVLLPIRSVGVAGDVRKYGYVVALRAITSEDGMTADVFPFPMKDLLEISTLITNTVPAVGRVTYDISSKPPATIEWE, encoded by the coding sequence GTGGACAAAATAGTTATCCTTGATTTTGGAAGTCAAACAACCCAGCTCATTGGGCGACGTATTCGGGAGTGGGGGGTGTATACCGAAATTTACCCCGGCGATAGCCCCTTGACGGAAGAACTGTTGCATGAGTGCCGGGGTATCATCCTTTCGGGAAGCCCCTTTTCGGTGTACGAAAAAGATGCTCCCCGTCCCGATCCCCGGCTTTACTCCCTGGGGTTCCCCTTGCTGGGTATTTGTTATGGGCTTCAGCGGATGACCGCCGACTTGGGCGGCCGGGTAGAGGCCCTTCCAGAACGAGAATACGGGGCGGTGCGGGTAACCCTGGCATCCAATCTTGACTGGTCCGCTGTTCACCCGGCCGCCCGGGCGCTTCTTTCTCCCCTTATAGAATCCGGCACCTTCACCGCCTGGATGAGCCATGGAGACTCCCTTTCGAGCCTTGCCCCGGGTTTTGTGGAGCTTGCCACCAGTAGTCATGGGTTCCCCGCCATTGTGGCCCATGGGCAAAACCCCTGGTTTGGGTTTCAGTTCCATCCGGAAGTTACCCACTGTGAAAAGGGCTTTGAACTATTGCGTTCCTTTGCCCTCGAGGTCTGTGGGGCAAAACCCCAGTGGTCCATGGCCCAGTATGTGGAAGAGGTGCGGCAGAACCTGGCCCGCCGGGTCGGGAAAGAACCGGTGCTCCTCCTTATCTCTGGCGGGGTCGATTCTACCGTTGCGGGGGCCCTCCTGTTAAAAACCCTGGATCCTGGCCAGGTTCACCTGATGTACTTGGACACGGGACTCATGCGCAAGAACGAGACCACCGTGGTTCGGTCCAATCTGGAACGCCTTGGGGCGCAGCACCTTCATATCATTCATTGTGAGGATGAATTCCTTTCTGCCCTGGAGGGGCTCACGGATCCCGAAGAAAAGCGCCGGACCATTGGTGATTTGTTTATATCGATCCAGGAACGGGAGGTGGCCCGGTTAAAACTGCCGGATACCTATTTTCTTGCCCAGGGGACCTTGTACACCGATCTTATCGAAAGCGGTAAGGGGGTAGGGAAAAAGGCCCATGTCATAAAAAGCCATCACAATGTGCGTAGCCCCCTGGTGGAGGCAAAACGGGCGGCCGGTAAAATCATCGAACCCCTGGATCGCCTGTATAAGGACGAAGTACGGGCCCTGGGGCGTCTCTTAGGGGTAAGTGAAGATGTGGTGCGGCGTCATCCTTTCCCGGGACCGGGCCTGGCGGTCCGAATTCTGGGGGAAGTGACCCGCGAAAAATGCGATATTCTCCGAGAAGTGGACGCCATCTACATAGAGGAACTTAAAAAACGGGGACTCTACGATGCCATCTGGCAGGCCTTTGCGGTGTTACTTCCCATTCGATCCGTAGGGGTGGCGGGGGATGTGCGTAAGTATGGCTATGTGGTGGCCCTCAGGGCTATCACCAGCGAAGACGGCATGACCGCCGATGTCTTCCCCTTCCCGATGAAGGATCTGCTGGAGATTTCTACCCTTATTACCAACACCGTTCCGGCGGTGGGGCGGGTAACCTACGATATTTCTTCGAAACCCCCCGCCACCATAGAGTGGGAATGA
- the guaB gene encoding IMP dehydrogenase, whose protein sequence is MFQEAYSYDDVLLVPGYSEVLPRECDVRTRLCADITLNVPIMSAAMDTVTEERLAIAIALEGGTGVIHRNLKPEVQAQQVANVKRFLNWIIDDPVTVEVGTSVRDVKRLMDERRVSGMPVLDREGRLVGIITGRDLRFCRDESLLVEQVMTKNPVLEEGSPSVASAREKFDKHRIEKLPVVDKDGKLTGLITVKDMEKHERYPRAALDKYGRLVVGAAVSPQDYDVRLPLLKAARVDFVVLDTAHGDSRSVLEAIRAIKEKYQLPVIGGNVATREGTRHLIEAGADAVKVGIGPGSICTTRIVAGVGVPQFTAVWECAEEATPYNIPIIADGGIKFSGDITKAIAAGASVVMIGNLFAGLKEAPGREIIYDGRIYKEYRGMGSLGAIQDGSGDRYQIGKDETPVPEGIEGRVPYKGELRNFLHQLVAGLKKGMGYCGCASIEELKKYKKFVKITAAGLRESHAHDVTITQEAPNYTRL, encoded by the coding sequence ATGTTTCAGGAAGCCTATTCATATGATGATGTGTTATTAGTCCCGGGATATTCGGAGGTACTTCCCCGGGAGTGTGATGTTCGTACTCGTCTCTGTGCGGATATTACCCTGAATGTGCCCATCATGTCCGCCGCCATGGATACGGTTACGGAGGAACGGCTGGCCATTGCAATCGCCCTGGAAGGGGGGACGGGAGTCATCCACCGGAACCTGAAACCGGAGGTCCAGGCGCAACAGGTGGCCAACGTGAAGCGCTTCCTCAATTGGATTATCGATGATCCCGTCACCGTGGAGGTGGGCACCAGTGTCCGGGATGTAAAGCGATTGATGGACGAGCGGCGGGTTTCAGGGATGCCTGTGCTGGATCGGGAGGGGCGTCTGGTCGGCATTATCACCGGACGGGACCTGCGGTTTTGTCGGGATGAATCGCTTCTTGTGGAACAGGTAATGACAAAAAACCCTGTGCTGGAAGAGGGCTCTCCTTCGGTAGCCAGTGCCCGGGAAAAATTTGATAAACACCGGATCGAAAAATTACCAGTTGTCGATAAGGATGGGAAGCTTACCGGTCTTATCACGGTAAAGGATATGGAAAAACATGAGCGTTATCCCCGGGCTGCTCTGGATAAGTACGGACGCCTGGTGGTGGGTGCCGCCGTGTCTCCCCAGGATTACGATGTACGGCTTCCCCTGCTTAAGGCTGCCCGGGTTGACTTTGTCGTCCTGGATACGGCCCACGGCGATTCTCGGTCAGTACTGGAAGCTATCCGGGCCATAAAAGAAAAGTACCAGCTTCCTGTCATTGGGGGCAACGTAGCAACCCGGGAAGGGACCCGCCACCTTATCGAAGCAGGGGCCGATGCGGTTAAGGTAGGCATCGGACCCGGCTCTATCTGTACCACCCGAATTGTGGCTGGCGTAGGGGTGCCCCAGTTTACGGCGGTGTGGGAATGTGCCGAGGAAGCGACGCCCTACAACATTCCTATTATCGCAGACGGAGGTATCAAATTTTCAGGGGATATCACCAAAGCTATTGCGGCGGGGGCGTCGGTGGTGATGATTGGAAACCTCTTTGCGGGCCTTAAGGAGGCCCCGGGCCGGGAAATCATCTATGATGGCCGGATTTATAAGGAATACCGGGGTATGGGAAGCCTGGGGGCCATTCAGGATGGTTCTGGCGATCGATACCAAATCGGAAAAGATGAAACCCCTGTTCCGGAGGGCATCGAAGGCCGGGTTCCCTACAAGGGGGAACTGCGGAATTTCCTGCATCAGCTTGTGGCGGGTCTTAAGAAAGGGATGGGGTACTGCGGCTGTGCCTCAATAGAAGAGTTGAAGAAATACAAGAAATTCGTTAAGATCACCGCCGCGGGCCTCCGGGAAAGTCATGCCCACGATGTTACCATCACCCAAGAGGCCCCCAACTATACCCGGTTATAA
- the purA gene encoding adenylosuccinate synthase, which translates to MNVVVIGAQWGDEGKGKMVDYLAREAQIIIRYSGGANAGHTIVIGTEQYALHLIPSGILYPDKIVILGAGMVIDPTALFAELEMLKSRGIDTSGRVFISDRAHLVLPRYIEIDKQRDKARKKPIGTTGRGIGITYAMKAERDGIRIADLDWKEKMDELEEEDRKFLAPYVDALKAMAIDLPSFLASHKNAQILFEGAQGTLLDLDLGTYPYVSSGMSCAAGAAIGGCVGPRALDKVLGVFKAYSTRVGNGPFPSEFDPQSEGELERFVRETGREYGVTTGRPRRCGYLDLVALRYACRTNSIDSLIMTHLDVYDTMEEIKACVAYRIGEKVVEDFPASIEALSMAKPILRSFPGWKKSLKSVRTYRELPAQAREYIEFIERYCETPVSIVSVGYEREETIIRTSPWTK; encoded by the coding sequence ATGAACGTCGTGGTCATCGGAGCCCAATGGGGTGATGAAGGAAAGGGCAAAATGGTCGATTATCTTGCCCGGGAAGCCCAGATTATTATCCGTTATTCAGGTGGGGCAAATGCGGGGCATACCATCGTTATAGGAACCGAACAGTATGCGCTGCACCTTATTCCTTCGGGAATCCTGTATCCTGACAAAATTGTTATCCTGGGAGCAGGGATGGTCATCGACCCTACGGCACTCTTTGCAGAACTGGAGATGCTCAAGAGCCGGGGCATCGATACGTCGGGGCGGGTGTTCATTTCCGATCGGGCCCACCTGGTGTTGCCCCGGTACATCGAAATTGATAAACAACGGGATAAGGCCAGAAAAAAGCCGATTGGTACCACGGGACGGGGAATCGGTATCACCTATGCCATGAAGGCCGAACGGGATGGTATCCGCATCGCCGATCTGGATTGGAAAGAGAAGATGGATGAACTTGAAGAGGAAGATCGGAAGTTCCTTGCCCCCTATGTGGATGCCCTTAAAGCGATGGCCATCGATCTTCCTTCGTTTTTGGCCTCCCATAAAAACGCCCAGATCCTCTTTGAAGGTGCCCAGGGAACCCTCTTAGACCTTGACCTGGGAACCTATCCCTATGTTTCGAGCGGGATGTCCTGTGCGGCGGGGGCCGCCATTGGGGGGTGCGTTGGTCCTCGTGCTCTCGATAAGGTACTGGGGGTCTTTAAGGCCTATTCTACCCGGGTAGGAAATGGTCCCTTCCCGAGCGAATTCGATCCTCAATCGGAAGGGGAACTGGAACGTTTTGTTCGTGAAACGGGCCGGGAATACGGGGTTACCACCGGCCGACCCCGTCGGTGCGGTTATCTGGACCTGGTGGCCCTCCGGTATGCCTGCCGCACCAATTCCATCGATTCCCTTATCATGACTCACCTGGATGTGTACGACACCATGGAAGAAATAAAGGCCTGCGTGGCCTATCGGATAGGAGAAAAAGTGGTGGAAGATTTCCCCGCCTCTATCGAGGCCCTCAGTATGGCCAAGCCTATCCTCCGGAGTTTCCCGGGCTGGAAAAAATCCCTGAAATCGGTGCGAACCTATCGGGAACTTCCTGCCCAGGCTCGGGAATATATCGAATTTATCGAACGATATTGTGAAACCCCTGTCAGCATCGTTTCGGTGGGGTACGAACGGGAAGAAACCATTATCAGGACGAGTCCGTGGACAAAATAG